The genomic stretch GTTAAAAACCTGGCTTTCTGATCATTTTGCACATAAAGTgtggtaaaaatacattttgtgatgAATTCCGAATTAACTGAGATAGTAAGGATTAGCAaaggataaaattaatttatgttttaatgtagaaACTAACTTCTTATCGCTTTTAAAGGCAATATTAGACAATTTTATACACAAACCATAATCTCTAATCTATGGCATGATATTGCTATTATCAATCAGTACATGAGGGGAAAGCTGTTTGACAACAGTATGTACTAAATTGTCTACTACAAGCAGCATCCCACCTGTGCAGCTCATCCTCCAACTCTTCTTCCTGATCCAAAGCGTCGAGTAGTTTCCACAGATCGTCTTCAGTCTCTACTTCAGTTTTCCGACCTTTCCTCAACTCTGCCAGTTTCTGTCGATGTTCCTTCTCCTTCTGTCTGTGTCTTTCTGcaagaatattgtaaataatcaatcacaagaataaaaaagaaactacAGTAATTGTTACACAAAAAAGATATACCAATACCCTTTACTCACTGGTTTCCGAGATGAAGTGGTCTACTATTCAATACAATCATAGTTATAAAtccagttaaaataatattaaaatggtagAGCAATtacttaagttaaaataatttagtcaCTTGTTCCCCACCAAAAAGGGAGTTGTTTATCAAAGCTCCTTTAAAAACGATAAAATAGACCCCACCATAGGTAAATTACAATACaggaatacaatacaatacaggTATTCAAGGATAGGATCAACCATACACAGTCTTAATTGAAATTTCTAACTATgtgtatttttagaaataaattttaaatgtcttacttttgaaataacacaaagtataatatttgtcaatttcaaaatatatagatattttgaGATTTATGAGTAATTTGTACTGCTCCCTACATGTGAAGCTTCTGAAACATTAAAGTTCAGGAtcatatattgtgtaaaaaacaCCACCAAAAACAATTTGGGACATCTAATTACCTCTCCACTGTTTTTCTTCCTCTTCATCGTAAGGTTCAATGATTTCTTGGCAGTCAGCTGATCCAAATACTTCATTATCACTTGGGAATGATTTCCGCGTGGTCAACAGTTCTTTTTCCTTCTCTAGCTTCCGCAGCATCTCCTCACTATCTGGTAAATACGTGGAACTATAATTCAAGTTTGTTTGACTCTTTCACTGCTGACATCTATACAGTGCAGACTTCTATAATTCAGTATTTGCATACTGTCAAAACTTTTGGAATAACATtaagaatggaaaataaaattaattaatttcatatggtctatgattttatatttatttggcagtctgtgactaaaactaataaataacaaagctaaaattttagtttataattattataatgccGCTAGTAtgataatatttgaattaataataccTCCCAAAAGTCTATTTTATAGTAATCTATGTGTATACCTTCAATGAAGAATGTTTTAGCATAAATAGTGTAGTAGTAGAGTCATAGATATTGTATTTATGAAAGTATATGACTTTTGGAAAAAAACACTACTTATTCACTCATAATAAAGGTCAACCTACatcatttgttttttatacactccgaaattactataaaatatcataagtaaccaattttctataaattagatatattttgtgtGATATCTTGTTTActcatattttgataaaaatctataatttagtCGTCAATTAagtctttataattttttcctaaaatatcaatgttaaaaaataaagattattttaaataataaatgttggaGGTATTTATTGTgcacacacacatattttaatgtaataatcacaaaacacacacacacactccaaATATTAAGTATCAGctgttatttgtttcattgttgAATTGTCATCTTACTGTGAAGAAACTTGAGACGCAACATAATTGGACTAAACTTGGATTAAGTTAATTATTTCCTACCCGATTGATTTATAAAACACTGTTCTATTTGGtataaaatgttctacaaaagtttattttaaatattttaaatggtcaatactttaaaaattttattttcaaattcgttcaaacttttttatttatgaatcatATTAACATAAAGTTTTAACCAAAATTTGGTTACAATTGgttaattggttttataaatattgtaaacaaaaaataaacaaaacatatatacaaaaaatacatataaacaaactTATAAGTGAAAAGAGATAGgccattatttatatttagtttttgggTCCATGTATTCCATAGAACAATATCCTTCAATTTTGTAATGAGACTTTTGAAACCCTCTGCTATATAGGACtgaaaaaattaacaactttaaaaaaattttaaagactatccaatgtttttttttcattttttttttttaatctgatgCTCATCGTGGCATCTGGTTTGTTAAGTAATCAAAGTCCAAGGCTACAAAATATAAGTCTTCATTAATtgttcacaaaaaattaaaattcaacaacaaGCCAAATACAATAAGCTATATTGCTTAACCCTTTTAGTACCAAGAGTCGATTTAATCGGCACCCAAGTAATGACGAGAAATGCTGAGGACTGACTAAATCagctttttgaatattaattattctgtTACCAATTATTGACAAATGGCATTGTACTTAGTCTcattgtatacataataaatcaaataaaaatatattatctatctTGATATGATTTGTTACAACAGGTTTAAGCTATTTGACAAATAGCAGAGTCGACTTATATATTGGTGCAGATTTTCAACATTTTGcactaatatatacaaaaatcaaaattcattacACACATACTTACTTTGTTGAAATgatcacttaaatattttaagtaatagacTACTATCATACCATTATATTTATCTTTGTAaaagttgtgaattattttaGTGGAACACTACACAAATACCCTAAGAGTGATTGGCACTGAGGAATATGTCTTGTCAGCACATAATGCTCAGCACTGAATGCACCACGTTCTCAATAAGCACTCAAAGGATTAATTAAATATGCGGTGAACATAAATGATCTAAATATGACAGTTAAgcttcttaaataaaataaccaaataagTAACACTTTTAACTAAAAtcatgaattaaataaaacaccTGTTGCAGCAAAAATAAACAGGATTTTAAGATACAAGAGAATTCAAAATTCGAAATGATTTTATACTATTTGGCAgctaatagaaatattatattaatatactagATTTATAAAGTAAGGCATCAAGATCTAagtgtttaaagtaatattaaaattatctgaaaTAGTACAAATAATAGTACCTGAAATATTACAAACAAGATTTTTGATGCTTTACACCAGTTAGCAATCAGTCAGAGTAATCAGTAACTGTGCAAATGACAGTAAGATTTTATCCAAGTTTTAAATTTGGTACTGAGAATAGGTTATTTGTGACAAACTAAtgccataaaataataaaacaattttacttccTTACGTTGGACTCTTCTCTGGCAAATGTCAGCTGCCTGTTTGGCTGACCTTTTGGCAAACCAGCCATCTCCAAGACACACCAAGATTTCGTTAGTGTGAACCAAGTTTCCCCTCATTAAAGCCTTTTTACCAATTGGCACCATGATGGTATGTGTCAATTCATCCCTCAGTGAGAGCAACCTATCGCTAACCTCCTTGTGATCATCCTGGTAGTCTTGCCATCGCTTGGTCTGCAACTCATTGCGTTCCAACGcctgtaaattatatttctcataATATTTGGGATTATTTTATCTGTCAGTACAATACACAATAATGATAAAATGTCCATTACAAGCAAAATAAAATGCTGAGTCAGAGTGGACTTAGGTGTGTAATCCATACTAgagtaaattattagtaaatataataaataatgtaaataatttaattatatacgtTATAGCAGGaataaaaatgtgcaaaattaattatgattctTCTAACTGACTTTCCTGGAGTGGTTAGGCCACATAAGCCAAACTAATACCACAGGTGTCAAGGTCAAACAATACAATCACCACATGACATCTCCTTACCCAATTCCTGTCAATCACTCAGTCTAGAGATGATAGAACCAGTGAAGTGATATTATCGGTGACTTCAGTCACTTATTAATATAGGAGACAAATTTTAGTGACCAGTGACtacatttaacaataaatgttGTAGTTTGGACGTTAGACAATGGTTAAGACAAAGTTGAACATTTTGGAAATGCAATTGACCCCATTTAAAGTTTAgagtaatatatagtttttaaattacaaatttttaagctGTTATCTTTTGTCTTTTCCTCGAAATGAAGAGGAAAGTTTTTATCGGCAGAATACATGTGGTGATCAGGAGTAGCGGCGACTGGTGGCGATGCATTTAACACAACTCTCACCAACATAatttccttttgggaggcagaataCAATAACTGTTCCTCGTAAtgacttttaaatttgaaaataggttaaacaaagtctgttctttttcatactgtaatttattttgatccCCAATGAAGAAAATTCGTCCAAAAACTAGTGGCCTCCGGACAACACCCAAGTAACaattt from Homalodisca vitripennis isolate AUS2020 chromosome 2, UT_GWSS_2.1, whole genome shotgun sequence encodes the following:
- the LOC124354980 gene encoding unconventional prefoldin RPB5 interactor-like protein, with amino-acid sequence MASSNSENNIYIKEAAYNIQYLLQQTHDQALERNELQTKRWQDYQDDHKEVSDRLLSLRDELTHTIMVPIGKKALMRGNLVHTNEILVCLGDGWFAKRSAKQAADICQRRVQHSEEMLRKLEKEKELLTTRKSFPSDNEVFGSADCQEIIEPYDEEEEKQWRERHRQKEKEHRQKLAELRKGRKTEVETEDDLWKLLDALDQEEELEDELHRMGKDVEEESDEECSDDESESGSSSEKWC